The segment tgggattgaggtcagagctctgtgcaggccagtcaggttctttcacaccgatctcgacaaaacatttctgtatggaccgcgctttgtgcaaggaggcattgtcatgctgaaacaggaaaggccttccccgaactgttgccacaaggttggaagcacagaatcatctagaatgtcattgtatgctgtagcgttaacagTTCCCTTCACTGCAACTAAGGGGTTTAGGCTGAACCATGAAAAAAGCCCCAGAccaatattcctcctccaccaaacttcagTTGGTGCTATGCATTCGGGTAGGttgtctgttggactgccagatcgTGACGCATGACtcgtcactccagagaacatgtttccactgctccagagtccaatggtggcgagctttacaccactccagctgacgcttgcattgcgcatggtgatcttaggcttgtatgcggctgctcggccatggaaacccatttcatgaagctcccgacaaactaTTGATGTGcagatgttgcttccagaggcagtttgcaaCTCGGTAGTGAgagttgcaactgaggacagacgattttaatGCACTACATTCCTCAGCACTCTgcggttctgtgagcttgtgtggcctaccacttcgcggctgagccgttgttgctcctagacctttccacttcacagtaacagcacttacagttgaccggggaaactctagtagggcagaaatttgatgaaaggtggcatcctatgacggtgccacattgaaagtccctGAGCGCTTCAGTaagtccattctactgccaatgtttgcctATAGATATTTCATGGCTGTGTGCAGATCAGTGATATTGCCCAAGCCTAACTGTGGACCTTGCAAGTCAACTACAACCCCTTTGCCTCACCCACCCCCAAAAGGCCTGTATCTTAACCCCTCACTTGGTCATCAAGAAGTTAAATGCATGGTGCTTTGGTGGTGAGCTTCCCTCTGGTTGTCCCCTCTCTTTTGGCAGCCTGACTTGTTGCAGGGAAACACCCTAGTCACAGTTTACAAACAGACGCATGGCAGAACCCTCTATTAGAGAACATACCAGCTGTCGCGTAGCCACCGCCAGGACCATCACCGGGCCTGAAGGTGTCCCTCTTGGCTAGTGAAAGCAAAGTGGTGACAGTGTTCTATGAAAAGCTGTGAAGGGAAAGTTGAGATTAATTTCTCATCAGGCGCTGCGTGGTCatgactagttaacacagccacaaattCATAATTATGTCTAACATCGCCTATTTCTACAAATTTTTTTGTTTTCCAAATTTTTTGCGATattgccaattttgactttgttgctgttgcctggctacccaaaccCCTTGCTCCACGCTAGTGCCGCTATATGATTAAATCGAATATTGTGATATATGATGTTGCAAGACTACTCCACTTAAAATGTACAAATCCTAAACTGTGCAGTTTTATCAGTATGTTAAATTAACTAAACCTTATTTTTTTAACCGCATGAAGATTTAATGAGAATGTGACtttaatattgtaaataagcACAAAAATTGTTCTCAACATTGTCATTAACGGCACAACTATTATATTGGGTATGGTGATATTGGGAGCAGCATATCATAGTAGATGTCTCCCCAAATATCGCCCAACGGTTTCTTCTCTGCTATGAGTCAGGATTTGAGTACCTCCCTGACCATTTGTacattgcgcacacacacacacaggctgtgttCGCAGCTCCCCTGATTTGTCCCCTCAGGACACTCCTTAAGGGAAATGGTTGTAGAGGTGATGTGTCCCTTGGGGGGGACAGCACCCTGGTTATCTGGACAGATGGGAgttgattgggggggggggggggggtgtatagcTCTCACACCCACCTTCAAGGATTTTTGTCCATCTACTCCAgcgctttttttttttacatgtataaTGGGGTGAATAATGTCGGCAGTCAAGTCTACAGTCGGCGGTCCTGTAAAAACAGCGCACTGAACGATCGCCGTACCAACGCTAGATCCACATTCGGTGCAATGTGTGCAAGCCTTTAGAATGCCCATATTAGCTGCAGAACAAGCTCAATAGAGATACTAAATAGAAGTTGTGATGAGAACGGCAGTACTGGAGTATTAATCTTCATACCATGTATGGACAGTAGTGCATTATGGTTATCTTAACCTAATAACCATTTTGCTTGGACTGTCTGGGCTAGTTACCACCATTACTGCTATGCCATGGGAAGTGCTAGCCGGTGGTGCTACTGATGCTAATACCACGTGGGGTTAAGCTATGTACATGGTATGTATAGTGTGTGATTGCATGCTAGCGTGTAGGCGCTGGTAATCTCCTGATAAAAGTTGGTAACTTTGGTTAGTGTGTTAATGGACTTTGGTTAGATCTCTCTATATTATGACTTGATTTTAGATTAAATTATGGTTGAAAAACATATCAGTTGTATACTGCATATAGTATTGTGGACCTAATAGTACTCctacatactcactctctctttgcCCAGCCCTACTTCTTTGGCTAAAGGTATCAGAACATGCTGAGGGATGAGAGTAGGGGGGATTTATAAGGGCACAAATTGCAATCTCATTGGCTTTATCCGATTAGAGAAGACAACCCAATCCCGAATCAATCCTTTCCCCCTGGGCGCTAGCgaagatctgagaggattggatagGTATAAGGGCTCAGACACAGCAATAGCGTTTCCTGGCCGAGAGTACTTAGAACCTCTGAACGCAATTTGCAAACGAACGCGCACTGATTTTACACGTAGAATTGTTTGTAAAAAGTTGGCAGTCTACTGCGAATGGTCCCTAAAACGCGATTGGCAGACGAAAGCTAGATCCACATTCGGTGTGACATGTGCTAGCcttaaaaaacattttaataacATTCTGATAATTAGGCAGAATATTTGCCATATTGCTTAACCACCTATGTAGTCCACTCCAGTAGATGGGTGGAAGGGCAGGCTAAGGGTTGATTTGGGACTGTGTCGGAGGAACTTATGTCCGTGTGTACACAGTCTGTCCTAAATTATTTGTGTTGAGTAAATTGCCTGTGAATAATATGAAAGGTAAATATGTGTAGTGTATAAACTCAGTGGGTGTTATATGGTGTGCTAGTGTAATCTCATTGGGACTAATCCCATTAGGGGAAAGGCTGGGGCTGCATATGCCTCAGGCACCCCTCTCGTCGCTATGGCAATGGGTGCCAGGGAGGCTCTGGGTAACGGCATGGCGACCATATGCCTGAAAACGGTCAGAGGGTGTGTGCGTTCTGTAGGCATGGAAAGGATAAACGTTTAAAACCTTAGGAGGGAGCCTAGTAGTATTAATGgccattttggttccaggaaCTTTCAATTATAGTCCTTATAAGAcctgggttgtgggtttgattcctgcatGGACCACCTATTCCGCTAGGCTTTTATGTTCTAATAGGATAAAGAGCTCTATGTAATTTACACAATGGCCACCTGCTCTGGAAGTTACCTTTTTCTCCAGCTCAACAATATGCTGACTTGCATTGTCACTCGCCCACATATTTCTGGTGTCTCATGTAGTCCAGTCTCTTTCACGCACATATTCTTCCTCCCCTGTTTCCTTCCTttcaaaaaaaatctaatttatcCCCTTATTTACTCTTCATTAAATGGCTGCATTTTCTCAGCTGTCATTTCCCTTTCTCCATCACATCCTTTTCTCCATCACATCCATTCCTCCATCTTTCATGCCCTACCCATAGCTTCCACTCTTTGAAATCAGCCTCTACTCTTCGTCATTTTGATGTGAAGGAACGGATGGGTGTAACTAAGCAATAATACTTTAACTCCGCTCCTCCTCCCTAGCCCTCGAGGTAAGGTGGCTGGCAATCTGAAACGGCTAAGGAAGGAATTCAATAGGAATCAGTGTTTTCCCCCATATTCATTACCGGTATGTCatttaataaaatgtaaaaaaaaaaaaaaaaaggtatttctGCCAAGGCGTGCTTTTAAATGGATAATCTGTTAGGAgcattcaactcttaccctacaagGTCTGACGCCTGCTAGTTTTCTATTCTACCTGATTAATTgcatccacctggtgtcccaggtctaaatcagtctgtGATGATAGGtgaacaatgaaaaaatgcagtgAAACTGACTTGActgtccagagttgagtttgagggttttaggggAACAGCTAGCATGGTATTTAGTAGCAATGCAACCCCGCTACCCTTGCCGCCACTGCAGAAAAAAATCCTGGGGGAAACATTGGGAATCTGAATGTAGATGCAGACAGGAAGTGGGGATCTCTTAATTAGCCAGCAAGACCACCACTGTTATCTGCCATACCTCTTATTAAAGCACTTATGGACAGCTGAGGCAACCGCTCACATTTTCTCCTCGTTTATGAATTGATCTCTCCTCTACCCTAGACAATGGAGCTGAATGTGAGGTGTGTTGTGCTGCTGGCCGTGGGCCTGTGCTCCACGCTGCTACTGACCACAGTGGCCACccaccaggaggaggaggagcctaTCATGGAGCTGGCGGAAGACATGGGCGTGGAGGATGAGCTGGAGGACCTGGCCCTTGGGGAGGAGCTTCTGGACGGGGAGGTGGAGCCAGAGGATACAGACACACCACCGGGACCGCCTCCAGCCCCTAAAGTAAGTATCCTATTGACCTAGACCAGTGTGTATGAAGTTAGTGTTCTAGTGGTTAAAATCCCATTAGTGGTTAGAAAGTGTggctcctctctttccctccagcaTACCCAGATTGTGACAGCCAAGGAGGAGAGGTTAGGCCTACATGGCTGCTCACTGTTCCTCTCAAGGATAAATGGATCATAATTGAGTTTACTGCTTGGATATACTCTGCATCGACTCAAAGGGAGTGCCtcacttgtacacacacacacatgcataccaaCCAACCCATTTTCACTAGTCAAATGTCCATTTTGAATGGGCTGTAGAGTGAATGGGAGGTTTGAATTCATTTCGATGTATGAATGTGAATCACACCACCACAATTGATAGAGATAAAGCCTGTGCTCTGACTGCTTAGTGGCCTTATTTTCTCCACAAGTTAGTGTCTACTCTAAATTGTCATATTTCTACACAGGACATAAAATAAACTTTTAGGTCCACCTgccactcagattttttttaccaGGCAAAATAatccacccccccctccccctaaaATTACACCAACAAAGCACACCATAAAACAGATGagcatgctttgtaatgtttctaaaacaataaATGTATTACATGGGGGAATTAATGTGGTATATTGTTTAATTTCATTTTTCATGACCTGAGTCTTAACCAAAATATCACAGATGAGACAAAATGTTCACCTGCCACTTTAAGGGCGGGAGGTTACCATGGTAGTGCAACTCCAGTCATGTTTGTGCCTGTGAGTCTGACTACTAGAAGTGTTGTCTTCTCTTCCCGAGCAGTTGAAACTCAAACATAGAAAAACAGCCTAGCATGTGAACAGAACAATGTgaatagccaagaaacacaaggacaaagtctCACTTCAGTAAACTTTAGTGTAAATTAAATTGGACTAACTTTTATGCTTGTGCACGGAGCTTCTAAAAATGAATCTTTCACTCCGCTCTTCACATGTGTACAGCCCCCAGCCAGGCAGTGCAAGGTGGAATAGTCTATATTGGATTCGTAGTTCTTTGACTTTGTACAATTAAATTACCAGCTAACAAAATGGCAGAAATACTTACAAAACAACATCTTCTGCAAATTTGATCATACTTGACTGTTTTTATTCACACATGCGAGTGGAGCCCTGAACACCAGCCAccgtggctggtgaaatagacatcttGCCCGCCAAAGCCAAAATCTACCTGCAGGTGGCGGGTGTTCATTTTAGACCCTGTTTTTACATAAAGCATATGGCTGACGCCAGAGTCATGAGACGTTTCCAGTGGTGAATATCTCTGATGAGCCTAACTTCAGTAGAGGTAGGGAGGCATTTAAAAGAATCTCTGAGGTGATACATTGACTAGCAATGTGactgttaactcgaaatgacacaacgacaaggttccagtttaacaaagtttactatactatatgaacacactacaagtagCCATTACACTCAAGGCCAGGTCCATCAACGACTAGACTTCCTGTGCATGCGCAcccttgactgagtgatagccccgtaataacagaaatataagGATACTTAAAACATGGACTTAACAGTGACTTGAAGGTTTGCTATCTGACTGACCTATGTCCTCCCATTGCTCTTGCATAGGACACACACACGTGTCCTGGTTGGCGCACTGGGCAGTGGAAGAGCTGACCCACTGACCCCTGTGCTCTCCGCTCCTCTCTAGGTGACCTACAAAGCTCCCGAGCCCATGGGGGAACACTTCTTCGCCGAGTCTTTTGACAGGGGGACCCTAGACAGGTGAGAACTCGTTAAACTTTGAAACAGTGCTGCTAAACGCAGGCAATATTATATACTGTCCTTTGTAATGCAAATTACATCTAGAtcaaagaagatgtattcaaatgtGCTGCCCCGAAATAACATGGGTGTTATAAACTGCATTTATTGTGTTCTCTTCATATGCCATACTGTGCTGTGTGAGTGCTCACCATAGGACCAGCTGCCATTTTGACTTAAATACGAACCCAGCCCCAAGGTCATTCCCCCTGGGGCTGTCCCTGTGGTGTCCAGGTGCTATCCTGTTTACTTGACTCAAATCAATTTACTTCTCCTGTTTCAGCTGGGTCCTGTCAAAGGCCAAGAAGGAGGACATTGATGAGGATATTGCCAAGTATGATGGTAGGCACTAAGACAGGTCCTCTCTGACCAGGGCCATAAACTAACTTTTTAGTCTAGCATCCACTAGCAGGTAGATTAAAGATTAAAAAATCTACCAGCCACAAAAAATAAAAGCATTTTCCCCCGTATTAATTACACACAAAACAGCAGTTATTTTTTGCGGGTGAGCGtgctttgtaatgtttttaaatcaATGAATGTGTTACTAGTAAGATGTCATGTGGTATATTGCTCAATTTCATTTAATATGTTGTGAGTCTTTTTAACCAAAACATCAGAtcagacattttcagcttccccTTTAAGGTTACCGTGGTAATGGGGCCACTTGAGTCATCGTGTACCTTTTGAAAATCTGACTTGTGGAGGCAGACATCTTTGCTAGCAGTGGAAGCAAACTTAAACATTGAAAAACAACTTGacttgtgaacaaaacaatgtaaatatcCAAGAAACACAAGTATAAGTTCTTATTGTAGTAGTTAGACCAATGTTTATGCCTGTGTAGATTGCTtctaaaaacaaatattttagcACTTCACTCACAATGCAAACAGCTCCCCAGCCAGGCGGTATAGCTATAACAGTAGGATTCACATTTTTTGATGCACTACCAGATATGAAACAAAACggcagaaatactttgaaaacgGCTACTGCAGCATGTGCCCATACTTGACTTTTTACTATTTTTATATCAAATGCTCGCACTGTAGTGCTCCAAGTGTGACCACCCGCTAACATGGCTGGTGAATTAGATATTCTGACCTGCCAATGCTAAAATCTACCTGCATTTGGTGGGTGTTAATTTTAGGCCAGGTCTCTGACACATTGTATTAAGTAGGGCACAACATAGCAAATCATTTtacaaacagaaaacaaaaatgtgtgttTGGTGCTTAATGAATACAACCTAGGTTTGGCTCCATTCAGGCAGTTATCAGGCAGTTATCAAGTGAGTATATTCACATATTTGACCTCCTCCTTGCAGGTAAATGGGAGGTGGAGGACATGAAAGACAGCAAGCTGCCCGGAGACAAAGGCCTGGTCCTCAAGTCACGTGCTAAGCACCACGCCATCTCAGCCCAGCTCCTCAGACCCTTCATCTTCGACACCAAACCCCTCATCGTCCAGTATGAGGTCAACTTCCAGCAGGGGATCGACTGTGGCGGTGCCTACGTCAAACTGCTCTCCCAGACCCCAGACCTTAACCTGGTAAGCCACACGTCTGCACCAAAGATTTTTATAACTAACCTAAGAGACCACAGCGTGTCGTTTCGaatgggaacaaatgagtcatagtgggcagaacaagaaATGAGGGGGGTGAAGCCACGGACAGGAAGCCAAGGCACGTTATAGCATGTTTTCGTTAGGGAACACCTACTTTGCGAAGTGCATGTGCAATAACTCGATGCACCCTTGGACTTATTCtataattattataataaaaTAAATTGTACTTTTGCAAATGGTTAaatctacaaaacttagtccactctgtttgtaaaatattctagttttggaaacaggaaactgtattgagatcaaatgtttcatcaatGAGAATCTGCAGAAGATGGGCCAAAATCCATCTTGCTCCGTcatctcccactgccagccactggGCTTTCTCTcaccaccatatttggtagtaaGTGGAGacgccaagcggatgcttcatatttatacatccagtgaaatatctggctcattATTCTATCTGTGCACCATGCAATCTAAGACAGTCTCAGAAAACACAAAATAACCTCTCAAAGGTGCTCTGTTTATGTAGAAGACCCCTTAGCTTGGTCTTCGTTTCAAATGTACCAATGTAGACTGCCTGGATATCCAGTAGCCAGTTACACATTCCATAATGCTCTCATACAGAGCCAGAGTAAATATATATTTGTCCTTCCCACCAGGATGAGTTTGTTGACAAGACTCCATACACCATCATGTTCGGACCAGACAAGTGTGGCGAGGACTACAAGCTGCACTTCATCTTCCGCCACAAGAACCCGAAGACTGGCGAATACGAGGAGAAGCACGCCAAGAAGCCTGACGCAGACCTGCGCACCTACTACACCGACAAGAAGACCCACCTTTACACACTGGGTAAGACATTTCTACATGTTCTCAGGCACCATTTAGGTAGCCCTGCTGTTGTAACTGGTGCGATGTCACAACGATCACATAGAAATGTATTATGTAGAACACATGATTGTATGCCAGTTAGATTAGGGAATAGTGTTCGTTCTTCTTGTTACATTTCTATTAGTTCCTCTAaccatttctgtctctctcccgcctCCTAGTGGTGAACCCAGACAACAGCTTTGAGGTGCTGGTAGACCAGACAGTGgtgaacagtggtaacctgctgACAGACATGACCCCACCCATCAATCCTGCTGCCGAGATCGAGGACCCCGATGACCACAAGCCAGAGGACTGGGACGAGAGGCCCAAGATCCAGGACCCTGACGCGGTCAAACCTGAGGACTGGtaagggcctgtgtgtgtgtaagagggagagagaggctatttcAGCAGGTTAGCTTACATGTAAATTACACAGCATGTGCATGTTTCAAGTGTAGGTGGATTGTTTTAACATGGGATAATAGGTGTGTGTCCTGTGGACAGTTTTATGTTTGTGTCGGGTGTGGGGGTGCTGTGTTAGTGCGTGTACCCTATAACTCAACCGCTTGCCCCACAGGGATGAGGATGCACCAAAACAGATCCCAGATGAGGATGCAGTGAAGCCAGACGGCTGGCTGGATGATCAGCCAGAGTACACCAGTGACCCCGATGCAGTCAAGCCCGAGGACTGGTAACTACCATACCGTTGCATTCAGCTCACCCCGCTATCTTGCTACACTCTCAAACTGCTGTCTCTCCCCTCTACCATAGTactctccatgtctttctcctctttctctacctTCATCTACCATTCTACTACCtcccctctgtcttctctctcccctctgtcttctCTTCCCTCATTGTGTATCCTCATCTGGGTCAGCCCACTTGTGTGTTGGAAGCTAATTGCTAGCATTTGCGGTAGCTCCTCTTCTCTGTGAAGAGAGTGGGCTTCCTGGTGAGAGGAGCTAATTTCACAAGTCATGCTTTGCCTCAGGACAGCCAGGCCTGTTTTTTGGGCTGCGACGAGCTCCTTTTTCACTGCTTTGATGTCTCACTTCTGTGGCAGAAATTAAATTTGAGCCGGTAGAGAAGAGCTAGAGGAACAGGACACAGTGGAAATGGGGAGGAGACCCATGTTGAGATACTGGCTAATGACCCCTTTTCGAGGTCCTCTAAATGCAGTCTGTCTTTTCTTTCTCTTGTTCTTTGCTTTCTCACACCCACAGTAACTTGCAACTGTATACCATCATTTTGTACACTGTATGACTGCGTCTGTGACATCTTCGTAACTTTTTCTTCTTTTTCTCCAGGGATGAGGACATGGATGGTGAGTGGGAGGCCCCTCAGATCCCTAACGCCCTCTGTGAGACCGCCCCCGGCTGCGGTGCCTGGCAACGGCCCATGATTGACAACCCCAACTACAAGGGCAAGTGGAAGGCCCCAATGATCGACAATCCTAACTACCAGGTAACCCTTCACACCTCACAGCGTGTACCATATACCAAAGCATCAGCCTCTTTAGGAACATGCTTCACCCCAGTGAAGTGTGTAGCCTAAATAACATACACACAATAGTTTCACTTGCTCTTTCAGAATTTGCCAACTatttgtacactatatatacaaaagtatgtggacaaccctttaaattagtggatatggccatttcagccacacccgttgctgaccggtgtataaaatcgagcacgcaGCCATGAAATCTCCGTAGACATTGGCTgtggaatggccttactgagagctcagtgactttcaacgtggcgccGTCATAGAATACCagcttttcaacaagtcagttcataaaatttctgccctgctagagctgccctggtcaactgtaagtactgttgtgaagtgaaaacgtgtcggagcaacaacggctcagctgcgaagtggtaggccacacaagctcacaggacTGCTGACTGCTGTATCAATCTTCTCTCCTCGGTttaaacactcactaccgagttccaaactgccaatggaagcaacgtcagcacagtaACTTTCTTCGGgagcgtcatgaaatgggttttcatggccgagcagccacacacaagcctatgaTCGCCAAGCGTTGgaaggagtggtgtaaagcttgccgcctttggactctggagcagtggaaatgcaatCTCTGGTGtgatgcttcaccatctggcagtccgacggacaaatgtgggtttggcggatgccaggagaacgctaccatagtgcaaactgtaaagtttggaggaggaataatggtctggggctgttttttgttcgggctaggccccttatcccttcactagaactatcttaacactacagcatacaaataTGCAGTTCTGTGCTTTCAACAATGTGGcatcagtttggggaaggtcctttcctgtttcagcattacaatgcccccttgcaaaaagcgaggtccatacagaaatggtttgtcgacattcgtgtgaaagaacttgactgacctgcacagagccctgacctcaactccatcaaacacctttggatgAACTGGAACTcccaatgctcttgtggctgaatggaatcaagtccctgtagcaatgttccaacatcgagtggaaagccttcccagaagagtggaggctgttatagcagtaaatggggggggggaccaactccatattaatgcccatgatattgGAAGTATGTTTGACGagctggtgtccacatactttggtcaTGTGGTGTATGTATTGATGAGAGCATATTTATATTCTTATCTTGAATAGTAACTTTATTTAAtatgttaaaataaataaaaaattatttttttactAAGCTGTCGTTGCACACAAACCGCAAAATAATTGTAACGCTCACAGTACAGTGTACTCTACTCTCAATGTACCtccgcctctcctcccccaggGTGTGTGGAAGCCCAGGAAGATTGCCAATCCGGACTTCTTCGAGGACCTCCATCCCTTCAGGATGACCCCCTTCAACGCCGTGGGCCTGGAGCTGTGGTCCATGACCAGCGACATCTTCTTCGATAACTTCTTCATCACCAACGAGCGGCACACGGCCGAGCGCTGGGCCAATGACGGCTGGGGCATGAAGAAAGCTGCTGAGGGAGCCGCTGATGTGGGTACAACtgtacacgcacgtacacacacgtacacagacaCTCATACTTGCACACCTACACTTGAATGCTTCATGTGGATCATGAAGCATACTTAATTTGGATCTCTCGTAAACTAGAGGTGACGTGTTGTCCAACCACAGACTTAGGATCAGGGGCCGTCTGTATGAAGTGTCGTCTCAGAATAGGAGCACTGATCAAGTATTACATTACAAGTATtagccccctccccctcccccgtccatgtaatcttattcattatgatctaaaaggctaaactgatcctagatcagcactcctatgtTGAGATGGATCACCCTAGCCCCAATCCTCTGTAAACATGACATGATATCAGAGAGAATATCAGTGGTTACTGGTGACTTCTCTGCCTGTGTGTTCTCATAGGGATACCAGAATAGACACTCTCCCCACGCCCTTCAGAGGAACGCTACTGGTTAGCGTGGCTATCTGTTCCATATGACGTGTAAAAACCCTGGCCTGCTCCGCCCATAAGTGGAAACAGACATACACATGGTGTTCTAGGGAGAGGGACACCAAGCTGAGCAGTGACAGTGGAACAGTCACTCACTGTGCTTCAGCTACTCCTCTGTATGAGTTGGATTTAGTTGAAAAGCTTCCTGAGCTAGCCTAGCATGACTCTTAC is part of the Salvelinus fontinalis isolate EN_2023a chromosome 6, ASM2944872v1, whole genome shotgun sequence genome and harbors:
- the LOC129858290 gene encoding calnexin-like isoform X2, with product MELNVRCVVLLAVGLCSTLLLTTVATHQEEEEPIMELAEDMGVEDELEDLALGEELLDGEVEPEDTDTPPGPPPAPKVTYKAPEPMGEHFFAESFDRGTLDSWVLSKAKKEDIDEDIAKYDGKWEVEDMKDSKLPGDKGLVLKSRAKHHAISAQLLRPFIFDTKPLIVQYEVNFQQGIDCGGAYVKLLSQTPDLNLDEFVDKTPYTIMFGPDKCGEDYKLHFIFRHKNPKTGEYEEKHAKKPDADLRTYYTDKKTHLYTLVVNPDNSFEVLVDQTVVNSGNLLTDMTPPINPAAEIEDPDDHKPEDWDERPKIQDPDAVKPEDWDEDAPKQIPDEDAVKPDGWLDDQPEYTSDPDAVKPEDWDEDMDGEWEAPQIPNALCETAPGCGAWQRPMIDNPNYKGKWKAPMIDNPNYQGVWKPRKIANPDFFEDLHPFRMTPFNAVGLELWSMTSDIFFDNFFITNERHTAERWANDGWGMKKAAEGAADPGLVNQMMTAADERPWLWVVYVLTVAVPLILIIVFFCTGKKAAAPAAADYKKTDEPQPDVKEEEEEKAEEDQVKEEKSQPAAAAEKKSDAEDSPAEEEEEEEAAVNEEEEEEAATDQKQEDDVLRRSPRNTKGRKD
- the LOC129858290 gene encoding calnexin-like isoform X1, translated to MELNVRCVVLLAVGLCSTLLLTTVATHQEEEEPIMELAEDMGVEDELEDLALGEELLDGEVEPEDTDTPPGPPPAPKVTYKAPEPMGEHFFAESFDRGTLDSWVLSKAKKEDIDEDIAKYDGKWEVEDMKDSKLPGDKGLVLKSRAKHHAISAQLLRPFIFDTKPLIVQYEVNFQQGIDCGGAYVKLLSQTPDLNLDEFVDKTPYTIMFGPDKCGEDYKLHFIFRHKNPKTGEYEEKHAKKPDADLRTYYTDKKTHLYTLVVNPDNSFEVLVDQTVVNSGNLLTDMTPPINPAAEIEDPDDHKPEDWDERPKIQDPDAVKPEDWDEDAPKQIPDEDAVKPDGWLDDQPEYTSDPDAVKPEDWDEDMDGEWEAPQIPNALCETAPGCGAWQRPMIDNPNYKGKWKAPMIDNPNYQGVWKPRKIANPDFFEDLHPFRMTPFNAVGLELWSMTSDIFFDNFFITNERHTAERWANDGWGMKKAAEGAADPGLVNQMMTAADERPWLWVVYVLTVAVPLILIIVFFCTGKKAAAPAAADYKKTDEPQPDVKEEEEEKAEEDQVKEEKSQPAAAAAEKKSDAEDSPAEEEEEEEAAVNEEEEEEAATDQKQEDDVLRRSPRNTKGRKD